A genomic region of Paenibacillus sp. PL2-23 contains the following coding sequences:
- a CDS encoding DinB family protein — translation MNHPIRFQLDMARSWSLDVAESCPIELVDVQLQEFSNTIRWQLGHILTVAERMLFQVPFPSGSLPSSFTGWFDSGSKPSDWIDTPPTWIELIMLLKIQQERFRAIPTEQFDVRLDPPFFGFATYGECAGFVIVHESFHAGKMDEMLRVVNQRL, via the coding sequence ATGAATCATCCAATAAGATTTCAACTGGACATGGCGCGGAGCTGGTCCCTCGATGTCGCTGAATCGTGCCCCATAGAACTTGTTGATGTTCAATTACAGGAGTTCAGTAACACGATCCGTTGGCAGCTTGGACATATCCTCACAGTGGCGGAGCGAATGTTGTTTCAAGTGCCTTTTCCTTCAGGATCGCTTCCTTCTTCATTCACTGGGTGGTTCGATTCGGGATCGAAGCCAAGCGATTGGATTGACACGCCTCCTACTTGGATAGAACTTATTATGCTGTTGAAGATTCAACAAGAACGCTTCCGTGCCATTCCGACCGAGCAGTTCGACGTCCGTCTGGATCCTCCGTTCTTCGGTTTCGCAACCTACGGCGAGTGTGCAGGGTTTGTCATTGTTCATGAATCATTCCACGCAGGGAAGATGGATGAGATGCTTCGTGTAGTTAATCAGAGACTTTGA
- a CDS encoding DUF3221 domain-containing protein: MKKLVCMGLLLFAVMMLTGCQKKSDTFEGRIEGLTDQGLLVGCSEEVNRGAHAAEDVGHICRVELTDDTIIQDKNGDPLTVKQLWMDSTVQIVINEPLRFRDYVNDKERQPLIAEEITLMNDEPLAEGFIGYLTKMDGDRILVVSSEPEELGSNRGLSDYYAAVWFTIDDPPQPLQAGMKVKVQFDQLRDSYAEHMDIYLHQKPKGAALDEDEAIRKAIATFELPEEQFAIVTNTAYNAESSIWLVSLLSADRKNPITIEVKDE; encoded by the coding sequence ATGAAGAAGCTCGTATGTATGGGGCTGCTGCTCTTCGCCGTTATGATGCTAACAGGGTGCCAGAAGAAGTCCGATACGTTTGAAGGCAGGATCGAGGGATTAACAGATCAAGGCTTGCTTGTAGGCTGCTCCGAGGAAGTCAATCGTGGCGCCCACGCGGCCGAGGATGTAGGGCACATCTGCAGAGTTGAGCTTACAGATGATACCATCATCCAGGATAAGAACGGCGACCCTTTAACTGTAAAGCAGCTGTGGATGGACTCCACTGTCCAGATTGTCATCAACGAGCCCCTTCGTTTTAGAGACTATGTCAATGACAAAGAGCGTCAACCGCTTATCGCTGAGGAGATTACCTTAATGAACGATGAGCCGCTGGCTGAAGGGTTCATTGGTTATTTGACTAAAATGGACGGAGATCGAATACTGGTTGTCTCTTCGGAACCAGAGGAGTTGGGCTCAAATCGCGGCCTGTCCGATTACTACGCCGCCGTGTGGTTTACCATCGATGACCCGCCGCAGCCACTCCAAGCTGGAATGAAGGTGAAAGTACAATTTGACCAGCTGCGGGATTCATACGCGGAGCATATGGACATTTATTTGCACCAAAAGCCAAAAGGAGCCGCTCTAGACGAAGACGAGGCCATTCGCAAAGCGATCGCTACATTCGAGCTGCCCGAGGAGCAGTTTGCGATTGTCACAAATACAGCCTATAACGCCGAGTCCTCCATATGGCTTGTGAGCCTGTTAAGCGCTGACCGTAAAAACCCCATCACTATTGAGGTGAAGGACGAATAG
- a CDS encoding MmcQ/YjbR family DNA-binding protein yields the protein MKSKKGLDMLERVRAICATLPEVEEIVDGFGQDVMKVRGKTFIMMSEGNSFAGLHIKSDKEQQYVLLQQGGYVKTPYIGQHGWVSLDNDAEPDWDEITDLVRTAYLLAAPKRLVKQILASEQAGAGG from the coding sequence ATGAAGTCGAAAAAGGGATTGGACATGCTGGAGCGGGTGCGCGCCATCTGCGCGACGCTGCCAGAGGTGGAAGAGATCGTCGACGGGTTTGGCCAAGACGTGATGAAGGTTAGGGGAAAGACGTTCATTATGATGAGTGAAGGCAATAGCTTTGCTGGACTGCACATCAAGTCGGACAAGGAACAGCAGTATGTGCTGCTGCAGCAGGGCGGCTATGTGAAGACGCCCTATATCGGCCAGCATGGCTGGGTATCGCTCGATAACGACGCAGAACCGGACTGGGATGAAATAACGGATTTAGTCCGAACCGCCTATTTGCTCGCTGCGCCGAAGCGTTTGGTGAAGCAGATACTGGCGAGCGAGCAGGCAGGAGCAGGGGGATGA
- a CDS encoding PspA/IM30 family protein, with protein sequence MSLLLRFKEIMSSSVRSMLERSGDAEEELANYLRGLRADLNQVKAETAKTLADESRAKRALDACTAEARKLQRYVVKTAEAGRMEESLSFQAMLERETEREAGLRQAWEKAAEAASSLKAMENKLASDLAELEARAAVARGKLAAAEASGKLAEDAASAGHGDSVLERLEEKAERAYDEAEALVELRGRRGPNIDELFESRERPHGGANSSQGKADDEQ encoded by the coding sequence ATGAGCCTATTGTTGCGATTTAAGGAGATCATGTCGAGCAGCGTCCGGTCCATGCTGGAGAGGTCCGGCGATGCGGAGGAGGAGCTTGCGAATTATTTGCGCGGGCTGCGGGCCGATCTGAACCAGGTGAAGGCGGAGACGGCGAAGACGCTGGCGGACGAGAGCCGCGCCAAGCGGGCGCTTGACGCATGTACAGCGGAGGCTCGGAAGCTGCAGAGGTACGTGGTCAAGACGGCAGAGGCAGGCCGGATGGAGGAGTCGCTGTCCTTCCAGGCCATGCTGGAGCGGGAGACCGAACGGGAGGCTGGCCTGCGCCAGGCGTGGGAGAAGGCGGCGGAGGCCGCTTCGAGCTTGAAGGCGATGGAGAACAAGCTGGCCTCCGATCTAGCGGAGCTGGAAGCGAGGGCGGCGGTCGCGCGAGGCAAGCTTGCTGCAGCGGAGGCCAGCGGGAAGCTGGCGGAGGACGCCGCTTCGGCGGGTCATGGCGACTCTGTGCTGGAGAGGCTGGAGGAGAAGGCGGAGCGCGCATATGACGAAGCCGAAGCGCTGGTGGAGCTTCGAGGGCGCCGGGGCCCGAATATCGACGAGCTGTTCGAGTCGCGGGAGCGCCCCCATGGGGGAGCAAATTCGTCTCAGGGCAAAGCGGATGATGAACAATAA
- a CDS encoding TFIIB-type zinc ribbon-containing protein — translation MTVIAFQCPSCGGSMGFDSESGMLACQSCGRREEIDPFKDTQKQSVFTEGEAEQYHCSNCGADIITEPETTATSCAFCGSNVVLGDRLAGKLAPVQVIPFAISKEEAQRAFKKWCRNGLMTPGGFMTANRIQSIQGIYVPFWLYDLHHDIEVRANATRVRMYSDGDYQYTETQHFDVYRGIVLDYLKVPADASEKMNDELMDKLEPYPYEKLTPFATPYLAGYLAEKYTYTNRELLPRAQEKIASYVESYIHSTMDGYQSVMYRSKDVLASVKRADYTLLPVWMVKYDYKGKTYTFAMNGQTGKVVGKPPLSRGKMALWFGGVFLAVLLGMKSISLSMGGGFW, via the coding sequence ATGACGGTTATAGCCTTTCAATGTCCGAGCTGCGGCGGTTCCATGGGCTTCGACAGCGAGAGCGGCATGCTGGCTTGTCAAAGCTGCGGCAGGCGAGAAGAGATTGATCCCTTCAAGGATACACAGAAGCAGTCCGTGTTCACCGAAGGCGAGGCGGAGCAATATCATTGCAGCAATTGCGGAGCTGATATTATAACGGAGCCGGAGACGACGGCCACGAGCTGCGCCTTCTGCGGGTCTAACGTCGTGTTGGGGGACCGGCTGGCTGGCAAGCTGGCGCCGGTTCAGGTCATTCCGTTCGCAATCAGCAAGGAAGAAGCGCAGAGGGCGTTCAAGAAGTGGTGCAGGAACGGACTGATGACGCCTGGCGGATTTATGACAGCCAACCGAATCCAAAGCATACAGGGGATATATGTCCCGTTCTGGCTCTATGACCTGCATCATGATATTGAGGTCCGGGCTAATGCCACCCGGGTGAGAATGTACAGCGACGGGGATTACCAGTATACGGAGACGCAGCATTTTGACGTGTATCGCGGTATTGTGCTGGATTATCTCAAGGTGCCTGCGGACGCGTCGGAGAAGATGAATGACGAGCTGATGGATAAGCTGGAGCCGTATCCGTATGAGAAGCTGACGCCGTTCGCAACCCCTTATCTGGCAGGCTATCTGGCTGAAAAATACACCTATACCAACCGAGAGCTGCTGCCTCGGGCACAGGAGAAGATTGCGTCTTATGTCGAATCCTATATCCACTCCACGATGGACGGCTACCAGTCGGTGATGTACCGCAGCAAGGATGTGCTGGCTTCCGTGAAGCGGGCGGACTATACGCTGCTGCCGGTCTGGATGGTCAAATACGACTACAAGGGCAAAACCTATACATTCGCAATGAACGGCCAGACGGGGAAGGTGGTCGGCAAGCCGCCCCTCAGCCGAGGCAAGATGGCGTTATGGTTCGGAGGCGTGTTCCTCGCTGTGCTTCTGGGGATGAAGAGCATTTCGCTGTCGATGGGAGGTGGATTCTGGTGA
- a CDS encoding TPM domain-containing protein, with amino-acid sequence MSLASGKHKAGRGRRRGLALGVIVTLLLSLLWTGTEQGISSLHAAESDSRSKQLVFDQADLLDAEQESRLEEQASRYGAERQTDMVIYTTLNEAGADVMKLTQDFYDEQGFGYDKRHGNAVVVTVDMYHREVYLAGFYKGQEYLDDNRLDRIRSRMTPKLTAGDYEGAFLVYIQTAHRYMGYEPGVNPDNIVFNVWFQAAVAAVIAWLVVWRLTASAGGKVTVHRRTYENASTSGVTGRQDMYVRTTVTKQRIPRSNGGAGGGGRGGGGGMTSGGHSHSGSRGSF; translated from the coding sequence GTGAGCTTGGCTAGCGGCAAACATAAGGCGGGGAGGGGTCGTCGCAGGGGGCTGGCTCTGGGCGTTATCGTTACGTTGCTTCTGTCGTTGCTATGGACAGGGACAGAGCAGGGCATCTCCTCCCTTCATGCAGCCGAGTCTGACTCCAGGTCCAAGCAGCTTGTCTTCGATCAAGCGGATTTGCTGGATGCGGAGCAGGAGAGCAGGCTGGAGGAGCAGGCGTCTCGATACGGCGCGGAACGGCAGACGGATATGGTCATCTATACGACCCTCAACGAGGCGGGGGCCGATGTGATGAAGCTAACGCAGGATTTCTACGACGAGCAAGGCTTTGGTTATGACAAGAGGCATGGCAATGCGGTTGTTGTGACGGTGGATATGTATCATCGAGAAGTGTATTTGGCGGGCTTCTACAAGGGGCAGGAATACCTCGACGACAACAGGCTCGACCGAATTCGGAGCCGGATGACGCCGAAGCTGACCGCCGGCGATTATGAAGGCGCATTTCTGGTCTATATCCAGACGGCGCACAGGTATATGGGCTACGAGCCGGGTGTGAATCCGGACAATATTGTGTTCAATGTCTGGTTCCAGGCTGCCGTGGCCGCTGTAATAGCGTGGCTCGTGGTCTGGCGATTGACGGCCAGCGCTGGGGGCAAGGTAACCGTTCACCGTCGCACGTACGAGAATGCGTCCACCTCGGGCGTGACCGGGAGGCAGGACATGTATGTGCGAACAACGGTGACGAAGCAGCGTATTCCACGCTCCAACGGCGGTGCGGGCGGCGGTGGACGCGGCGGAGGCGGAGGCATGACGTCAGGCGGCCATTCGCATAGCGGAAGCAGAGGATCATTTTGA
- a CDS encoding SPFH domain-containing protein produces the protein MVFFRNQFANVVEWEEFRDDMIFWKWGNREIKKGSKLIIRPGQDAIFVHNGRIEGIFQDEGEYAVDSDIVPFLSTLKGFKFGFNSGMRVEVVFVNTKEFTVRWGTQNPVLLPAPQLPGGLPIRANGTFVFKVKDYVAFIDKIAGVRESYLVEDVKLRITSVLDQLLMKWISTEGKDMFNLQASAADIARGIQEDLDMELLDSGITITGFQVMSFNYPPEIQQMINKTASHGMIGDMQRFREASLIEGMASGNMKGGGMAGDAAGMMMGMTFAKDMMDQMSRDKQAGAGASGGGASAGGGGAGAGGAGPSASAGSGGSGAGTEAAPAGQGSGGSSSGGGRPNFCPNCGAKNEGSKFCPNCGHKLGG, from the coding sequence ATGGTATTCTTCAGGAATCAGTTCGCGAACGTAGTGGAGTGGGAGGAATTCCGCGACGATATGATCTTCTGGAAATGGGGCAATCGGGAGATCAAGAAGGGCAGCAAGCTGATCATCCGTCCCGGGCAAGATGCCATATTCGTCCATAACGGCAGAATCGAGGGGATTTTCCAGGACGAGGGCGAATACGCGGTGGATTCCGATATCGTACCGTTCCTGTCGACGCTGAAGGGGTTCAAGTTCGGCTTCAACAGCGGCATGCGCGTAGAGGTCGTGTTCGTCAATACGAAGGAGTTCACCGTGCGGTGGGGGACACAAAATCCGGTGCTCCTGCCAGCCCCGCAGCTGCCTGGCGGCCTGCCGATTCGCGCCAATGGCACGTTCGTCTTCAAGGTCAAGGACTATGTAGCATTCATCGACAAAATTGCGGGCGTCAGGGAGAGCTATCTGGTTGAGGATGTGAAGCTTCGGATTACATCGGTGCTGGATCAGCTGCTTATGAAGTGGATCAGTACGGAAGGCAAGGATATGTTCAATCTGCAAGCAAGCGCAGCGGATATCGCCCGAGGCATCCAGGAGGATCTGGACATGGAGCTGCTGGACAGCGGCATTACGATTACAGGCTTCCAGGTCATGAGCTTCAACTACCCGCCCGAAATTCAGCAGATGATTAACAAAACCGCATCCCATGGCATGATCGGAGATATGCAGCGATTCCGTGAAGCGTCCTTAATCGAAGGGATGGCCTCCGGCAATATGAAGGGCGGCGGAATGGCGGGGGATGCGGCAGGCATGATGATGGGGATGACCTTCGCCAAGGATATGATGGACCAGATGAGCCGCGACAAGCAAGCTGGAGCGGGAGCTAGCGGCGGAGGAGCAAGTGCAGGCGGCGGTGGAGCAGGGGCTGGTGGTGCAGGACCAAGTGCAAGCGCTGGGTCTGGTGGTTCAGGAGCGGGAACAGAGGCGGCGCCAGCGGGCCAGGGCTCCGGCGGTTCATCGTCCGGCGGCGGACGGCCCAACTTCTGTCCGAATTGCGGCGCCAAAAACGAAGGAAGCAAGTTCTGTCCGAATTGCGGCCATAAGCTAGGTGGATAG
- a CDS encoding GyrI-like domain-containing protein has product MGASDTMAEKSKLDLAKMDKAYYSAPGKPQVVEFPELSYLAVEGQGSPDGQAFASATEALYKVAYTLKFQSKGEGADFTVAKLEGQWWVDSEAYGLDVPREEWRWKLLIRLPEFVSEAAVGQAKLKAAEKKNAAAGIPGVEFLRLREGLCVQMLHTGPFSNEPETLEVMHGFMAEAGYVPSGRHHEIYLSDFRRTEPSRLRTILRQPVQRLGES; this is encoded by the coding sequence ATGGGGGCTAGCGACACGATGGCGGAGAAGAGCAAGCTGGATTTGGCTAAAATGGACAAGGCGTATTATTCGGCGCCCGGCAAGCCGCAGGTAGTGGAGTTCCCGGAGCTGTCTTATCTCGCCGTTGAAGGGCAGGGCTCTCCGGACGGACAGGCATTCGCCAGCGCGACGGAAGCGCTGTATAAGGTGGCATACACCTTGAAGTTCCAGAGCAAGGGAGAAGGAGCCGACTTCACGGTGGCGAAGCTGGAGGGACAATGGTGGGTGGATTCGGAGGCGTATGGCCTGGATGTGCCCCGTGAAGAATGGCGGTGGAAGCTGCTTATTCGTCTGCCTGAGTTTGTGAGCGAAGCTGCAGTGGGACAAGCCAAGCTGAAGGCTGCTGAGAAGAAGAATGCCGCTGCGGGTATTCCCGGCGTCGAATTTCTGAGGCTGAGGGAAGGCTTATGTGTGCAGATGCTGCATACAGGCCCCTTCTCCAATGAGCCGGAGACGCTGGAGGTTATGCATGGCTTTATGGCAGAAGCCGGATATGTGCCAAGCGGGCGGCATCATGAAATTTATCTGTCCGACTTCCGCAGAACGGAGCCTTCCAGACTGAGGACGATTCTGCGTCAGCCCGTCCAGAGATTAGGAGAGAGCTAG
- a CDS encoding SDR family oxidoreductase, whose amino-acid sequence MKALFIGGTGTISSAITKQLAENGCELYLLNRGSRNEALPPNVKIIQADIGDEEQVAGLLEGLTFDVVADFIAFVPSQLERDYRLFKDKTKQFMFISSASAYQTPLSDYRITEGTPLSNPCWEYSRNKIACEEYLIQMYRDHGFPITIVRPSHTYSERSIPLGVHGNRGSWQVAKRMLENKPVIIHGDGTSLWTMTHNSDFAKGFIGLMGNLHAIGEAVHITSDESLTWNQIYEAIASALGVKLNAVHVASSFLDACSPYDFKGGLLGDKANTVVFDNSKLKRLVPEFVATTRFDQGIKQTIQHVLAHPELQQEDPEFDAWCDKVIAAMEAASAAIRG is encoded by the coding sequence ATGAAAGCGTTATTTATCGGAGGTACGGGCACGATTAGCTCGGCCATTACGAAGCAGCTGGCGGAGAATGGCTGTGAGCTGTACCTGCTGAATCGAGGCAGTCGGAATGAGGCTTTGCCGCCGAACGTCAAGATTATTCAAGCGGATATTGGAGACGAGGAGCAAGTGGCTGGTTTGCTTGAGGGGCTGACGTTCGACGTTGTCGCGGACTTTATCGCATTTGTGCCGTCTCAGCTGGAGAGGGATTACCGGCTGTTCAAGGACAAGACCAAGCAGTTCATGTTCATCAGCTCGGCGTCCGCCTACCAGACGCCTCTGTCGGACTACCGCATTACAGAAGGCACACCGCTGTCCAATCCATGCTGGGAATACTCCCGCAACAAAATCGCATGCGAAGAATATCTCATCCAGATGTATCGCGATCACGGCTTCCCTATTACGATTGTAAGGCCAAGCCACACCTATAGCGAACGCTCCATTCCGCTTGGCGTGCACGGCAACAGGGGCTCGTGGCAGGTTGCGAAGCGGATGCTGGAGAATAAGCCGGTTATTATTCACGGCGATGGCACCTCGCTCTGGACGATGACGCATAACAGCGACTTCGCCAAAGGCTTTATCGGCCTGATGGGCAATCTGCATGCCATTGGCGAAGCTGTACATATCACATCGGACGAGTCGCTGACGTGGAATCAAATTTATGAGGCGATCGCTTCGGCGCTGGGCGTCAAGCTGAACGCTGTCCATGTGGCGTCGTCCTTCCTGGACGCTTGCAGTCCCTATGATTTCAAGGGAGGCCTGCTCGGCGACAAAGCGAATACCGTCGTATTCGACAATTCGAAGCTGAAGCGGCTGGTCCCGGAGTTCGTGGCCACAACGCGATTCGATCAAGGCATCAAGCAGACCATCCAGCATGTGCTCGCCCATCCCGAGCTTCAGCAGGAGGACCCTGAATTCGACGCCTGGTGCGACAAGGTCATTGCAGCGATGGAGGCGGCCTCGGCAGCCATTCGAGGTTGA
- a CDS encoding HAMP domain-containing sensor histidine kinase — MDRSLKQTSMLSYWTARYFIILCIGLLVFAVAAVWWTKQQTMDSRLQTVEVLAQDIADRLDGPTGDVVIPPDLTKLLEKRAHYFQLGSGICLIVTDLSGKLLYASDPVTQEELPYKLNDSLDKAREPGMKAITAPITHQEEKIGQVTILQPTKPLTRLTDVWWAFGLALLCLTALGWLTIYLLSKKLSRPIRMVASAAREISQGHYGISLDAQTKERELGELIRSFKEMAGRLEQLEHSRSFMLAGLTHELKTPVTSVKGLIFAVREKVVQGEEADEFLDIALQESVRLERMVADLLDYNALAAGIVHLERDRLDASMLIGEIVYQWRLLQGELLQEPSLCLPEQQVYIAGDSLRIQQIMVNLLNNSLQAKHPDRALQLDIALRVHAEAAEIVVNDNGCGIPVQEQSHIFERFFRGEKKKLALRGLGLGLAFSKLLAKAQQGDLVFNSSTEEGTSFSLLLPLADSQHQDAN, encoded by the coding sequence GTGGATCGAAGCTTGAAGCAAACGTCTATGCTGTCCTATTGGACAGCTCGATATTTTATTATTCTGTGCATCGGACTTCTTGTGTTCGCCGTCGCAGCGGTGTGGTGGACCAAGCAGCAGACGATGGACAGCCGGCTGCAGACCGTCGAAGTGCTCGCCCAGGACATTGCCGACCGCCTGGACGGACCGACCGGCGATGTTGTCATACCACCCGATCTCACCAAGCTTCTGGAGAAAAGAGCGCATTATTTTCAGCTGGGGTCCGGGATCTGCTTAATTGTAACCGATTTGTCTGGCAAGCTGCTGTACGCGTCAGACCCTGTGACGCAGGAGGAGCTCCCTTATAAGCTCAATGATAGCCTCGACAAGGCCCGGGAGCCCGGCATGAAGGCCATTACCGCGCCAATTACGCATCAAGAAGAGAAGATTGGCCAGGTTACCATCCTGCAGCCGACAAAGCCGTTAACGAGACTGACTGACGTATGGTGGGCGTTCGGGCTGGCGCTCCTATGCCTGACGGCGTTAGGCTGGCTAACCATTTATCTGCTCTCCAAGAAGCTGTCCCGGCCGATCCGGATGGTCGCTTCTGCCGCTAGGGAAATTAGCCAAGGGCATTATGGCATCTCGCTCGATGCCCAGACCAAGGAGCGCGAGCTCGGCGAGCTCATTCGTTCCTTCAAGGAGATGGCGGGTCGGCTGGAGCAGCTGGAGCACTCCCGAAGCTTTATGCTAGCAGGGCTGACGCATGAGCTGAAGACGCCGGTCACGTCGGTGAAGGGCCTTATTTTTGCAGTTAGAGAGAAGGTTGTACAGGGGGAGGAAGCGGACGAGTTTCTCGACATCGCATTGCAGGAGTCCGTCCGACTGGAGCGAATGGTCGCCGATCTGCTTGACTATAACGCATTAGCCGCAGGCATTGTGCATCTGGAACGAGATCGGCTGGACGCGTCCATGCTTATCGGTGAGATCGTCTACCAGTGGAGACTGCTCCAGGGAGAGCTTCTTCAGGAGCCTTCGCTATGCCTTCCCGAACAGCAGGTGTATATTGCAGGCGATTCGCTTCGCATTCAGCAGATTATGGTCAACCTGCTGAATAATAGCCTGCAGGCCAAGCATCCCGATCGGGCACTGCAGCTCGATATCGCCCTGCGCGTTCACGCAGAAGCTGCCGAAATTGTCGTGAACGACAATGGCTGCGGCATTCCCGTACAAGAGCAAAGCCATATCTTCGAGCGCTTCTTCCGTGGGGAGAAAAAGAAGCTTGCTCTACGAGGCCTGGGGCTCGGGCTCGCATTCAGCAAGCTTCTGGCGAAGGCGCAGCAAGGCGATCTCGTTTTTAACAGCAGCACAGAGGAAGGTACGTCCTTCTCGCTGCTGCTCCCGCTAGCCGACAGCCAGCACCAAGACGCCAACTAA
- a CDS encoding response regulator transcription factor, whose amino-acid sequence MKTILVVEDEAAIARVLSAYLRKAGFGVAIAADGRQALGLFEKEMPALVLLDVMLPYVDGWEVLRRIRETSSCPVIMLTARSDIEDRLNGLNQGADDYMPKPFVPEEVVARAQAVLRRPSQWTDGSRQRRFGRLGIDFQAQSVTLNGVQVSLMPRDLALLLFLAEHPKRIFTRDQLLEHVWGADYDGSDRAVDLSIKRIRQALSHWPVEEGELRTLRGTGYQLWIEA is encoded by the coding sequence ATGAAAACGATACTCGTCGTGGAGGATGAGGCCGCAATTGCGCGCGTACTGTCCGCTTATTTGCGCAAAGCGGGCTTCGGTGTCGCGATTGCCGCGGACGGGCGGCAGGCGCTCGGCTTGTTTGAGAAGGAGATGCCAGCGCTCGTTCTGCTCGATGTCATGCTGCCGTATGTCGACGGCTGGGAGGTGCTGCGGCGTATTAGGGAAACAAGCAGCTGTCCGGTCATTATGCTAACGGCGCGAAGCGATATCGAGGACAGGCTGAACGGACTTAACCAAGGGGCGGATGATTACATGCCGAAGCCATTCGTGCCGGAGGAGGTTGTCGCGCGCGCGCAAGCCGTTCTGCGACGGCCCTCCCAGTGGACGGACGGGAGCAGGCAGCGGCGGTTCGGGCGGCTCGGCATCGACTTCCAGGCACAGAGCGTCACGCTGAACGGTGTACAGGTCTCGCTTATGCCACGTGACTTGGCTCTGCTGCTCTTCCTGGCAGAGCATCCTAAACGCATCTTCACACGCGACCAGCTGCTTGAGCACGTGTGGGGAGCGGATTATGATGGAAGCGACCGCGCGGTCGATCTGTCCATCAAGCGAATCCGGCAAGCGTTGTCCCATTGGCCGGTGGAAGAAGGAGAGCTGCGAACATTGAGGGGAACGGGGTATCAGCTGTGGATCGAAGCTTGA
- a CDS encoding YceI family protein: MNKKVMIISAAIAVVVLGGAGAYAVMNNYLGNNVEVESVMATPQASAPANEPGATEGTASSGNAGAGTVVGADKLNGAWNIASGSKVYWSVTTSKATVNFVNEAVTGSWNVDLNDTSAMTGEGVLDMTALDSGNGQRDGHVKGADFLAVDQFPQATFSVKSISGAPAEWTEGIAVPVTIEGTMTVKGIDKDVAFDSTAMYQDGQLLLSGTTVVTFADFGMTSPHTIVLETENELSVQLELMLAKA; encoded by the coding sequence ATGAACAAAAAAGTGATGATAATATCGGCCGCGATCGCGGTCGTTGTGCTCGGCGGGGCAGGCGCTTATGCAGTTATGAATAATTATTTGGGCAATAATGTGGAGGTTGAGTCGGTAATGGCGACGCCTCAAGCGTCCGCTCCGGCGAACGAGCCGGGGGCGACGGAGGGCACCGCTAGCTCGGGGAATGCGGGGGCCGGAACGGTAGTCGGAGCGGATAAGCTAAACGGCGCATGGAATATCGCATCTGGCTCCAAGGTTTACTGGTCGGTCACGACGTCGAAGGCAACGGTCAACTTTGTCAACGAAGCGGTTACGGGCTCGTGGAACGTGGATCTAAACGACACGTCGGCCATGACCGGAGAGGGCGTGCTCGACATGACCGCACTGGATTCCGGCAACGGGCAGCGGGACGGCCATGTCAAAGGCGCGGATTTCCTGGCGGTGGACCAGTTCCCTCAAGCGACGTTCTCGGTCAAGTCGATCAGCGGCGCTCCGGCGGAGTGGACGGAAGGAATCGCGGTGCCGGTGACGATCGAAGGCACGATGACGGTGAAGGGTATCGACAAGGACGTCGCGTTCGACTCGACCGCGATGTACCAAGACGGCCAGCTGCTTCTATCCGGGACGACCGTGGTCACGTTCGCCGATTTCGGCATGACAAGCCCTCATACGATCGTTCTCGAAACAGAGAATGAGCTGTCCGTGCAGCTGGAGCTTATGCTCGCGAAAGCATAA